In the Candidatus Limnocylindrales bacterium genome, one interval contains:
- a CDS encoding heme-binding protein, which translates to MIAKLFIFNFVFFLFVFFLINFITPAGIPDAFAAPHVELTKADCDLIIAAAEAQANVEASALRVPSGTTTKMHIACVDRDGKIIEFRSMPDAWAGSIDIARAKANTARAFSSNENALSSRSIGCLSQAVTATNHPGATPALGVLWMIGNSNLAPAVKGNAKTEGFVGGIIQFPGGLPLYKDSNGDGINDTLVGAIGVSGDGVEEDEDVAEAGTKADQPGAASDYQAPSALQTAAPFFIDPAPATTSTDGDPCTLGK; encoded by the coding sequence ATGATAGCAAAATTATTTATATTCAATTTTGTCTTTTTCTTGTTTGTCTTTTTCTTGATTAATTTCATCACACCCGCAGGGATTCCAGATGCCTTTGCGGCTCCACACGTGGAGCTTACAAAGGCAGATTGTGACTTGATTATAGCAGCCGCAGAGGCACAGGCCAACGTTGAAGCTTCTGCATTGCGAGTACCCTCCGGTACAACCACGAAAATGCATATTGCCTGTGTAGATAGGGATGGGAAGATCATTGAATTTAGATCTATGCCCGATGCCTGGGCAGGAAGCATTGATATTGCACGGGCTAAAGCAAACACGGCCCGGGCCTTCAGCAGTAATGAAAATGCTCTTTCCAGCCGGAGTATTGGATGTTTATCCCAGGCAGTAACTGCCACCAATCATCCCGGAGCGACCCCTGCTTTAGGCGTTCTATGGATGATTGGAAACAGTAACCTGGCTCCTGCCGTTAAAGGCAATGCAAAAACAGAAGGATTTGTGGGGGGAATCATTCAGTTCCCAGGAGGTCTTCCTCTATACAAAGACTCCAACGGAGACGGTATTAATGATACCTTAGTAGGTGCCATCGGGGTGAGTGGAGATGGAGTTGAAGAAGATGAGGACGTAGCCGAAGCCGGGACGAAAGCCGATCAACCAGGCGCTGCATCCGATTATCAGGCTCCTTCTGCCTTACAGACCGCAGCTCCTTTCTTTATAGATCCTGCACCGGCTACTACCAGCACGGACGGCGATCCCTGCACCCTGGGCAAATAG
- a CDS encoding substrate-binding domain-containing protein: MRRRRTFLFPLITVFIFQILIGFSQAQPYPEQKDLILATTTSTQDSGLLDVLIPVFEKKTGYRVKTISVGSGQAMALGERGEADVLLVHAPEAEKKFIENGFGVNRRLVMYNDFIFVGPPEDPAGLKGTSSASEGLKKIADTGALFISRGDNSGTHQLEKKLWKSIGITPAGQAWYQESGQGMGQTLGIASEKKAYTLTDRGTYLALKKTLNLDILLQGDKSLLNIYHVIEVNPMKWPKVNAAGAKAFSDFMVSPEAQDLIRTFGVEKFGQPLFFPAAGKKEEELG; encoded by the coding sequence ATGCGTAGACGTCGTACTTTCCTCTTCCCCTTAATTACAGTCTTTATTTTCCAGATTCTCATAGGATTTTCCCAGGCTCAACCTTATCCGGAGCAAAAGGATCTTATCCTGGCCACCACTACCAGTACCCAAGACTCCGGACTCTTAGACGTCTTAATCCCCGTCTTTGAAAAAAAGACGGGATACAGGGTAAAAACCATTTCGGTCGGTTCAGGGCAGGCCATGGCTCTGGGAGAGCGGGGAGAAGCTGATGTGTTGTTGGTTCATGCTCCCGAGGCCGAGAAGAAGTTTATAGAAAACGGATTTGGGGTGAACCGACGCCTGGTCATGTATAATGATTTCATCTTTGTAGGGCCTCCGGAGGATCCTGCCGGACTCAAAGGCACTTCATCGGCTTCGGAAGGGTTGAAAAAAATAGCCGATACCGGAGCCTTGTTTATCTCCCGAGGGGATAACTCCGGAACCCATCAGTTAGAGAAAAAACTCTGGAAAAGCATCGGAATCACTCCGGCAGGCCAGGCCTGGTATCAAGAATCCGGCCAGGGAATGGGCCAAACGCTGGGAATTGCCTCAGAAAAAAAGGCCTATACTTTAACGGATCGAGGAACTTACCTGGCACTGAAGAAAACACTCAATCTGGATATCCTTCTACAAGGGGATAAATCCTTGCTAAACATTTATCATGTTATCGAAGTTAATCCGATGAAGTGGCCTAAAGTAAATGCAGCAGGAGCTAAAGCTTTCAGTGATTTCATGGTTTCTCCTGAAGCTCAAGACCTGATCAGAACTTTTGGAGTAGAGAAGTTCGGTCAGCCTCTTTTTTTCCCTGCCGCAGGAAAAAAAGAAGAAGAACTGGGATAA
- a CDS encoding porin: protein MQSKWIPLAVPVVLWITSLLVLAAEEPKPTINIFPNQAVKLTIGGYAHFQFSTSSVEDQVDSSFEVRRARLTADAVLSDWLSGRIMIDAASSTDILRDAYLLLNFDPRFNIRIGQYKRPFFLLEILSATTHLPIERGVRIRGLGRTALFDLLDILNYTNRDIGVQFEGKFESSTPIRYALSITNGGPANRLDTDNGKELIARVVVSPLKKFDVGFAFANNNYEGVPIASNPLPPTESANAQAFGIDFLYEQGKTKGLYVQADLDVADNYQGPKVGNTNVFLTQDVPTLFGFQVNAGYRFELHNRWMSFIEPLFRFDYADPNRDKDDDASYLITPGVNLYLQKSVRLMFNYDIVSFQSEAQETESAFRFQAQFVF, encoded by the coding sequence ATGCAAAGTAAATGGATTCCCCTTGCTGTACCGGTTGTTTTATGGATTACCTCTTTACTGGTTCTGGCTGCAGAGGAGCCCAAGCCAACGATTAATATCTTTCCAAATCAAGCAGTTAAACTCACCATTGGAGGATATGCCCATTTTCAATTTTCCACCAGTTCCGTAGAAGATCAGGTAGACAGCTCTTTTGAAGTTCGAAGGGCTCGATTGACTGCAGATGCCGTCCTGAGTGATTGGCTATCGGGAAGAATCATGATTGATGCAGCTTCAAGCACGGATATACTCCGAGACGCCTACCTACTCCTTAATTTCGATCCCCGGTTTAATATCCGCATTGGTCAGTACAAGCGGCCCTTTTTTTTACTTGAAATCCTCTCTGCGACAACTCACCTCCCCATTGAGCGGGGGGTTCGTATCCGAGGTTTAGGAAGAACCGCGCTGTTCGATTTACTGGATATTCTGAACTATACGAACCGGGATATCGGGGTTCAGTTTGAAGGAAAGTTCGAAAGCTCAACGCCCATCCGCTATGCTTTAAGCATTACCAATGGAGGACCTGCCAATAGATTAGACACGGACAATGGCAAAGAGTTAATTGCTCGGGTGGTCGTCTCCCCTCTCAAGAAGTTCGATGTGGGCTTTGCCTTCGCCAATAATAACTACGAAGGCGTTCCAATTGCTTCAAATCCCTTGCCGCCCACTGAATCGGCCAATGCCCAGGCCTTTGGAATTGATTTCCTTTATGAACAGGGAAAAACTAAAGGGCTCTATGTGCAGGCGGACTTGGATGTTGCCGATAATTACCAGGGACCCAAAGTAGGAAATACAAACGTATTCCTGACCCAAGATGTTCCTACCTTATTTGGATTTCAAGTCAACGCAGGATATCGGTTTGAGCTCCATAACAGATGGATGAGCTTCATAGAGCCACTTTTTCGGTTTGATTATGCAGACCCCAATCGAGATAAAGACGATGATGCGTCTTATCTTATAACCCCGGGGGTTAATCTATATTTACAGAAATCGGTTCGACTCATGTTTAACTATGATATCGTCTCGTTTCAATCGGAAGCCCAGGAGACAGAATCTGCCTTCCGATTCCAAGCCCAGTTTGTATTTTAA
- a CDS encoding molybdopterin-dependent oxidoreductase, producing MKQTKFKFISLYGSCFIICLIIFLYPIIAVGQTPEPNSPVANSLLMVVGEVEHPLRLEESDLAKLPRRTVQVRDHEGKEATYEGVPLVDILQLAGVKFGRELRGKQLARYLLVQAADGYQVVFALPELDPSFTDRLVLLADRRDGRPLSAPEGPLHIVIPDEKRHARWVRQVTTLRILPAGRE from the coding sequence ATGAAACAGACAAAATTCAAATTTATCTCTTTGTATGGTTCCTGTTTTATTATCTGTCTGATCATTTTCCTTTACCCCATTATAGCCGTTGGACAGACCCCGGAGCCGAATTCACCTGTGGCCAATTCCCTTCTGATGGTGGTCGGCGAAGTAGAACATCCCCTTAGGCTAGAGGAATCTGATTTGGCAAAACTCCCCCGTCGTACGGTACAGGTCAGGGATCATGAAGGGAAAGAGGCAACCTATGAAGGAGTTCCCCTGGTAGACATTCTGCAACTTGCAGGTGTGAAATTCGGCAGGGAGTTACGTGGTAAACAGCTTGCCAGATATTTGCTTGTTCAAGCCGCAGACGGGTATCAAGTAGTTTTTGCATTACCCGAACTCGATCCGTCATTTACGGATCGTCTGGTCCTTCTTGCAGACCGACGAGATGGTCGGCCACTGTCGGCTCCAGAAGGGCCTCTACATATCGTTATTCCCGATGAGAAACGTCATGCCCGTTGGGTGAGGCAGGTGACCACCCTTAGGATTCTTCCCGCAGGTCGAGAGTAG
- a CDS encoding substrate-binding domain-containing protein, translating into MEAKSDIWLEMGGKIILNDRSAKLLTAIEASGSLKEAVEQCKMSYRNAWGLLRKMEAASGIKFVQMRWGGGGEAHCRLTPEGKEWLSKYLVFREKVENFVQDEFTRIFKRLKLSTTTSVVSSGLLSVLLSPFERQFNIKVEVYPVGTGKALELAAAGQVDAVLVHARKLEERFLQEGHGVNRRDIMYNQFVLVGPPQDQAQVSLAKTAVDAFKRIARQQALFLSRGDDSGTHCKEKEIWELARINPQGKWYVETKKGMLETLQMAQKQGAYTLTDRGTFLTLPQQSNLALLFEGDPVLFNPYSIIAVNPLKHPQVKYVMAMALIGWLTSQEQRIIQEFGKDKFGQPLFYPVLLSQAEHHP; encoded by the coding sequence ATGGAAGCTAAATCGGATATCTGGCTTGAAATGGGAGGGAAGATCATTCTCAATGATCGATCTGCAAAGCTTCTTACAGCAATTGAAGCGTCGGGTTCTTTAAAGGAAGCCGTGGAACAATGCAAGATGTCCTATCGGAACGCCTGGGGGTTACTTCGAAAAATGGAGGCGGCGTCGGGGATTAAATTCGTACAGATGCGATGGGGTGGAGGTGGAGAGGCCCACTGCCGACTTACCCCAGAAGGTAAAGAATGGCTTTCCAAATATCTGGTCTTTAGGGAAAAGGTGGAGAATTTTGTTCAGGATGAATTTACCCGCATATTTAAACGCCTCAAACTCTCCACGACTACCAGTGTGGTTAGTTCCGGGTTGTTGTCCGTCCTGCTTTCACCCTTTGAAAGGCAATTTAACATAAAAGTAGAGGTCTATCCGGTGGGTACCGGAAAGGCGCTAGAGTTGGCTGCAGCAGGACAGGTGGATGCCGTACTGGTTCATGCCCGGAAGTTAGAAGAGCGATTTCTTCAAGAGGGTCATGGGGTTAATCGTCGAGATATCATGTACAATCAGTTTGTCTTAGTAGGACCTCCTCAAGATCAGGCCCAGGTTAGCCTGGCTAAAACGGCCGTAGATGCTTTCAAACGGATAGCCAGGCAACAGGCCCTTTTCCTATCTCGAGGGGATGATTCCGGAACCCACTGTAAAGAGAAAGAAATCTGGGAGTTAGCCCGGATAAATCCTCAAGGTAAGTGGTATGTAGAGACTAAAAAGGGTATGTTAGAGACCCTTCAAATGGCCCAGAAGCAGGGAGCTTACACCCTTACAGATCGAGGTACCTTTTTAACCCTCCCACAACAGTCCAACCTGGCCCTCCTCTTCGAAGGAGATCCTGTCCTCTTCAACCCCTACAGCATCATAGCTGTTAACCCACTCAAACATCCTCAGGTTAAGTATGTGATGGCTATGGCTTTAATCGGCTGGTTAACCTCCCAGGAACAGAGAATTATCCAGGAGTTTGGGAAAGATAAATTCGGACAGCCGTTATTCTATCCAGTTCTTCTTTCCCAGGCAGAGCACCATCCATGA
- a CDS encoding BadF/BadG/BcrA/BcrD ATPase family protein, translating to MGGCCSQESNGASKLLQIEGIEPGPTIQAIPPDKKENISDRHLMIGLDVGSTTVKAVVVDVATDEIVWSDYQRHETKQPEKVLEFLKRIEAEFPIPTENFRIFVTGSGGANVGRFIGAKFVQEVNAVSLAVEKLYPEAGSVIELGGQDAKIIIFKEDPETGKKKKIPSMNDKCAGGTGAVIDKINAKLRIPPEKMAELEYFGLRLHPVAGKCGVFAETDINGLQKSGVPPDELMASLFEAIVQQNLSVLTRGNTLRPHVLLLGGPNTYIKGMQDCWKANIPKIWEERKVPLPPGVNPMDLIKVPKNAQYFAAIGAVEFGKQEDPQVGVYKGTKELEYYINYGRNEEKAKKAGGGGLSKSPEELAAFKEKYKKKKFVPKTFSAGEIVEGFLGIDGGSTSTKAVLIDKNKEVLVKAYQLSKGNPIQDTIEIIGKIRNQVESQGATLKVLGVGTTGYAKDILKDVLGADAAIVETVAHTESGLHFYKNVDVICDVGGQDIKLMILKDGRVKDFKLNTQCSAGNGYFLQSTAEGFGFPVEEFADLAFSAKDFPEFGYGCAVFMQSDIVDFQRQGWKAEEIMAGLANVLPKNIWLYVSQIPNLSSLGTRFLLQGGTQHNLAAVKAQVDFIESRFKDKGVKPEVIVHEHTGESGAIGAALEAHRLWTNGRQTTFIGLDKVAQITYKTTRNEDTRCYFCKNKCLRTFIDVKTGLTEKDPLTQESGNEMGPKVENKKPSKVKSKVPLEPGTQRLIIATCEKGTVEDLNEMKEIKKGLDAVKKENPNLCEIAAEKAWESFKPEIVADPIPIYAFTEKTRKRIRLMENRRNIRIGIPRVLNQYSQNPLFSAYFESLGILPGNLVYSDYTSEQLYKEGAKRGSIDPCFPSKVAIPHIHNLLYVHHKKKKLDYIFFPMIDSLTSDLKYTQSNRACPTVTATPEAVKAAFTKEGDLFKEMGVVYLDTFLNIPERKLFTKQMYEQFKDILGLSEEENERAVEQGFKALDYFNNVILRGTAREVLKRLEAEDRLGIVVLGRPYHNDPGINHDILEEFQKLGYPILTQDSLPIDEDILERLFGEEVRKGIIKHPMDISDVWKNSYSENTSRKIWAAKYVARHPNLVALELSSFKCGHDAPIYTVIERIVEKSGTPYFSFKDIDENKPTGSIKIRVETIAYFLKRYREDMIKEKQKRRKIEEQLKAYEARLRVELSQQHAPEETPVERETTVMVG from the coding sequence ATGGGCGGCTGCTGTTCTCAGGAATCCAATGGAGCCAGCAAACTTCTACAAATCGAAGGTATAGAACCTGGGCCCACAATCCAGGCGATTCCCCCGGATAAGAAAGAAAATATATCGGATCGCCATTTAATGATTGGTTTAGATGTCGGCTCTACAACGGTCAAAGCCGTGGTTGTAGATGTTGCTACGGATGAGATCGTCTGGAGCGACTATCAACGCCATGAAACCAAACAACCGGAAAAAGTCCTGGAATTCTTGAAACGAATTGAAGCAGAATTTCCTATTCCGACGGAGAATTTTCGTATTTTTGTTACCGGAAGTGGGGGGGCCAACGTAGGTCGTTTTATCGGTGCCAAGTTCGTTCAAGAAGTCAATGCCGTTTCCCTGGCCGTAGAAAAACTTTACCCAGAGGCCGGATCTGTGATCGAGTTGGGGGGGCAGGATGCTAAGATTATCATTTTCAAAGAAGATCCAGAGACTGGAAAAAAGAAAAAAATCCCTAGTATGAACGATAAATGCGCTGGAGGTACCGGGGCGGTCATCGATAAAATTAATGCTAAGCTTAGAATCCCACCGGAGAAAATGGCTGAACTGGAATATTTCGGACTAAGACTTCATCCGGTAGCCGGTAAATGCGGAGTCTTTGCAGAAACGGACATTAACGGCCTCCAGAAATCGGGGGTTCCTCCAGACGAACTCATGGCCTCTCTCTTTGAAGCCATTGTCCAGCAAAACCTCTCGGTCTTGACCCGGGGCAATACGCTCCGTCCCCATGTTCTACTGCTGGGGGGTCCCAATACCTATATCAAAGGGATGCAGGATTGCTGGAAAGCCAATATTCCCAAAATCTGGGAAGAACGAAAAGTTCCTCTCCCGCCCGGCGTGAATCCCATGGACCTGATCAAAGTTCCCAAGAATGCTCAATATTTCGCCGCCATTGGGGCCGTTGAGTTCGGAAAACAAGAAGATCCCCAGGTTGGGGTTTATAAGGGAACCAAAGAGCTGGAGTATTACATTAACTACGGACGGAATGAAGAGAAAGCCAAAAAAGCCGGTGGGGGTGGACTTAGTAAGAGCCCGGAAGAACTGGCGGCCTTCAAGGAAAAGTACAAGAAGAAAAAGTTCGTACCTAAAACGTTCTCTGCCGGTGAAATCGTCGAGGGATTTCTGGGTATTGATGGAGGATCTACCTCTACCAAAGCGGTTCTCATCGATAAAAATAAAGAAGTTTTGGTCAAGGCCTATCAACTCTCCAAGGGAAATCCTATCCAGGATACCATAGAGATCATCGGGAAGATTCGAAATCAGGTGGAATCCCAAGGGGCTACCTTGAAGGTCCTGGGAGTTGGAACCACCGGCTATGCCAAGGATATTCTGAAGGATGTTCTGGGTGCCGACGCTGCCATTGTAGAAACTGTTGCCCATACTGAATCGGGTCTCCACTTTTATAAGAATGTAGACGTGATCTGTGATGTGGGGGGACAGGATATCAAGCTCATGATCCTGAAAGACGGTCGTGTAAAGGACTTTAAGCTGAATACGCAATGCTCCGCCGGAAATGGATATTTCTTACAAAGCACTGCAGAGGGTTTTGGCTTTCCAGTTGAGGAATTCGCTGACCTGGCCTTCAGCGCCAAAGATTTTCCGGAGTTTGGATATGGATGCGCCGTATTTATGCAATCGGATATTGTGGACTTCCAACGACAGGGATGGAAAGCCGAAGAAATCATGGCCGGACTCGCCAACGTCCTTCCCAAGAACATCTGGCTCTATGTCTCCCAAATTCCCAATTTGTCTTCCCTGGGAACCCGCTTCCTTCTCCAGGGTGGAACCCAACATAACCTGGCCGCCGTAAAAGCCCAGGTGGATTTCATCGAATCCCGATTCAAAGATAAAGGGGTCAAGCCGGAGGTCATTGTCCATGAACATACCGGAGAAAGTGGGGCTATCGGAGCCGCTTTGGAAGCCCATCGGCTCTGGACAAATGGCCGACAGACTACTTTTATCGGTCTGGATAAAGTTGCCCAAATTACCTATAAAACCACCCGGAATGAAGATACCCGATGCTATTTCTGCAAGAACAAATGCCTCCGGACCTTCATCGATGTCAAGACCGGCCTGACAGAAAAGGATCCCTTAACCCAGGAATCTGGAAATGAGATGGGCCCAAAAGTTGAAAATAAGAAACCTTCCAAGGTGAAATCCAAAGTTCCTCTGGAACCGGGTACCCAACGGCTCATTATCGCAACCTGTGAGAAAGGAACGGTCGAAGACTTGAATGAGATGAAGGAAATCAAGAAGGGCCTGGATGCTGTTAAGAAAGAAAATCCGAATCTCTGCGAAATAGCCGCCGAAAAGGCCTGGGAATCTTTCAAACCTGAGATTGTAGCCGATCCGATTCCCATCTATGCTTTTACAGAGAAAACCCGGAAACGGATCCGGTTGATGGAAAACCGCCGAAATATTCGAATTGGTATTCCGAGGGTCCTCAATCAATACTCCCAGAATCCGCTGTTCAGCGCTTATTTTGAAAGCCTGGGAATTTTACCGGGTAATCTGGTCTATTCCGATTATACCAGTGAGCAACTCTACAAGGAAGGAGCCAAGCGAGGTTCCATTGATCCCTGCTTCCCCAGCAAGGTTGCGATTCCCCATATCCATAACCTGCTCTATGTACACCATAAGAAGAAAAAACTGGATTATATTTTCTTCCCCATGATCGATTCCCTCACCTCGGATTTGAAGTATACCCAATCTAACCGGGCCTGTCCCACGGTTACCGCAACGCCTGAGGCTGTCAAAGCGGCCTTTACCAAAGAGGGGGATCTCTTCAAGGAGATGGGGGTCGTATACCTGGATACCTTCCTGAATATCCCAGAAAGAAAGCTCTTTACCAAACAGATGTACGAGCAGTTTAAAGATATCCTAGGTCTCTCCGAAGAAGAAAATGAGCGTGCAGTGGAACAGGGATTTAAGGCTCTGGATTACTTCAATAATGTCATTCTTCGAGGAACAGCCCGGGAGGTCCTTAAGCGGCTGGAAGCAGAAGATAGACTGGGTATTGTGGTTCTCGGCCGCCCCTATCACAATGACCCCGGCATTAATCACGATATCCTGGAAGAGTTCCAAAAACTCGGTTATCCGATTCTGACCCAAGATTCTCTCCCCATCGATGAGGATATCCTGGAGCGACTCTTCGGTGAGGAAGTCCGCAAAGGTATTATCAAGCATCCCATGGATATCTCCGATGTATGGAAGAACTCCTATAGCGAGAATACGAGTCGTAAGATCTGGGCCGCTAAGTATGTGGCCCGTCATCCCAACCTGGTTGCTCTGGAACTCTCCAGCTTCAAGTGTGGCCATGATGCTCCCATCTATACCGTTATCGAGCGTATCGTGGAGAAATCCGGAACCCCTTACTTTTCCTTTAAGGATATCGATGAAAATAAGCCTACCGGCTCTATCAAAATTCGAGTGGAAACCATCGCCTACTTCTTAAAACGTTATCGGGAAGACATGATCAAAGAAAAGCAGAAGCGGAGGAAGATCGAAGAGCAGTTGAAAGCCTATGAAGCCAGACTACGGGTCGAGCTAAGCCAACAACATGCCCCAGAGGAAACTCCGGTGGAAAGGGAAACGACGGTCATGGTGGGATAA
- a CDS encoding radical SAM protein: MKKLRLVWSYLKGNPVWCSWQVTYWCNYKCSFCYYWQERPKNEATLEDFRIGAEKLAQFGSLMINIAGGEPFLRKDLPEIISILAKYHFPFVTTNGWMITRELARRVYEAGLWGASVSIDYLDPKKHDAMRGREGSHERAVRALKFFSEERIRRYQRVNLMTVLFHDNLDDIEGLIQLAAKHNAYFMVQPYSTMKTGEQKYRFGKEATEHLLKLKKKYKNFLSNPVFLGNFDQFLTTGGISGCHAGRSFFNIDNFSQVSKCVEHRQASIGKITELPIEKTLAALKRENEMNTCDACWYNCRGEVEVLYSIKGLWSSLPTLLFT, from the coding sequence GTGAAAAAGCTGCGTCTGGTCTGGAGTTACTTGAAAGGAAACCCGGTTTGGTGTTCATGGCAGGTTACCTATTGGTGCAATTACAAATGCTCTTTTTGCTATTACTGGCAGGAACGCCCCAAAAACGAGGCAACCTTAGAGGATTTTCGAATAGGAGCGGAAAAGCTGGCGCAGTTTGGTTCTCTCATGATCAACATTGCAGGTGGAGAACCTTTTCTTCGGAAGGATCTACCTGAAATTATTTCCATTCTGGCGAAGTATCACTTTCCCTTTGTAACCACCAATGGATGGATGATTACCCGTGAATTGGCCCGAAGGGTTTATGAAGCCGGTTTATGGGGGGCCAGCGTCTCGATCGATTATCTGGACCCCAAAAAACATGATGCCATGCGGGGGCGAGAAGGCTCCCATGAACGGGCCGTGAGGGCTTTGAAGTTTTTCTCTGAGGAACGTATTCGGAGATACCAACGGGTTAATCTGATGACGGTCTTGTTCCATGATAACCTGGACGATATTGAAGGATTGATCCAATTAGCGGCCAAGCACAATGCCTATTTCATGGTTCAACCCTATAGTACCATGAAAACCGGGGAACAGAAATATCGTTTCGGAAAGGAGGCCACAGAACATCTGCTGAAATTGAAGAAGAAGTATAAAAACTTCCTCTCTAACCCGGTGTTCTTAGGTAACTTTGATCAATTCCTGACTACCGGAGGTATCTCGGGATGCCACGCCGGAAGATCCTTCTTCAATATCGATAATTTCTCTCAAGTATCTAAATGTGTGGAACATCGTCAGGCTTCTATAGGTAAAATTACGGAGTTACCCATTGAAAAAACCCTGGCTGCCTTGAAGCGAGAAAATGAAATGAATACCTGCGACGCTTGCTGGTATAACTGCCGCGGTGAGGTTGAAGTCCTTTACTCGATTAAGGGTTTGTGGAGCTCCCTTCCTACGTTGTTATTTACATGA